The DNA window CTACTTTTGATGGATCTTTTCCAGAAAAAGCACCACCACCGTGAGCTCCTTTTCCGCCGTATGTATCTACGATAATTTTTCTACCAGTTAAACCAGTGTCACCGTGAGGTCCACCAATTACAAATTTTCCAGTTGGGTTAATGTGGTATTTAATTTGGTCATTAAACAATGCTTGGATTTCTGGCTTTTGTTGAGCGATTACTCTAGGCATTAGAATTTCGATGATATCTTTTCTAATTTTCGCTAACATTTCTTCATCTTCTGCAAAATCATCATGCTGTGTAGAAACTACAATAGCGTCTATTCTTTGTGGTTTATGATCATCTGAATATTCAATTGTTACTTGAGACTTCGCGTCTGGACGAAGATATTTAATCTCTGTTCCTTCCCTTCTGATTGCTGAAAGTTCTCTTAAAATAGAATGTGCTAAATCTAATGCAAGTGGCATATAATTTTCGGTTTCATTGGTTGCATAACCGAACATCATTCCTTGGTCTCCTGCTCCTTGAGCATTTGCTTTTTCTTCAAAAGATTCTCCAGATTTTCTATCAACTCCTTGATTAATATCTGAAGATTGCTCGTGAATTGCAGAAATTACACCACAAGAATCACCATTAAACATATATTCACCTTTGGTATAACCTATTCCATTGATGACTTCTCTAGCGATGGTCTGTACATCTAGATAAGCTTCTGATTTCACTTCTCCTGCTAGTACAACTTGTCCTGTAGTGACTAAAGTTTCACAAGCGACCTTAGAATTTCTATCATGAGCTAAAAAATTATCAATAAGCGCATCAGAAATTTGGTCTGCTACTTTGTCTGGATGTCCTTCTGAAACAGATTCAGATGTAAATAAATAAGGCATATTATTATTTTCTTTTTAAGGATTAAAATAGAAAAAAATGGAAGGCAAACCTTATGAGAACTAAAAAGAAGAAATCTGTTTTAGCATTTTTTATTGAGGTTGCAATCAGTCCAAATTTTTCCTCTAAAATTTGTTGGGCAAAATTACAGAGTATTTTATTAATATCAAAATACTTAGAAAAAAAGCTCCTCAAAAATTTGAAGAGCTTCTTGACAAAAATTATTGTGGTTTTATTTTTACAAAATCTTGTGGGAATTGGGTATAATTCAGCTTCGGTTCTAGTGAAGTTTTAATAGATTTCACCAATTCGTCTAGAATTTTTTGTTTGTAAGTAGGTTTGTAATAAATCATGCTGATTTCTCTACTTGGGAAAGGCTTTTTGAAACGGTGAATTTTATCTTTTTGATTTTCCTGAAGCTGTGATACTGCTAATTCTGGTAAAACGGTTAAACCGCCTACTTTATCTACCATTTGCACTAAAGTATTAATGTTAGAGGCCATGAAATCAAGATTTTTAGGCTTCAGAGAGTTTTCTTTAAGGTTGCAGATATTTTCGAATTGTGTTCTTAAGCAGTTTCCTTCTTCTAAAAGCCAAACTTTATTCACATCTACATCTTCTGGCAAGATGAATTCATCTTTATTATCATTCGCAATTTTATCCGCTGAATACACCATCAACTCTTCATTGAACAAAAAGTCGCTGAAAAACT is part of the Cloacibacterium normanense genome and encodes:
- the metK gene encoding methionine adenosyltransferase — protein: MPYLFTSESVSEGHPDKVADQISDALIDNFLAHDRNSKVACETLVTTGQVVLAGEVKSEAYLDVQTIAREVINGIGYTKGEYMFNGDSCGVISAIHEQSSDINQGVDRKSGESFEEKANAQGAGDQGMMFGYATNETENYMPLALDLAHSILRELSAIRREGTEIKYLRPDAKSQVTIEYSDDHKPQRIDAIVVSTQHDDFAEDEEMLAKIRKDIIEILMPRVIAQQKPEIQALFNDQIKYHINPTGKFVIGGPHGDTGLTGRKIIVDTYGGKGAHGGGAFSGKDPSKVDRSAAYATRHIAKNLVAAGVADEVLVQVSYAIGVAEPCGLFINTYGTSKVGVNDGELAKKVQELFDLRPYAIEHNLKLRNPIYQETAAYGHMGRDYYVGSKTFNKGQKNEITLDNLEFFTWEKLDRVEDIKKAFNL
- a CDS encoding hydrogen peroxide-inducible genes activator, with product MNIQQLEYLIAVDKYKHFGKAAQACFITQPTLSAMIQKFEDEMEVKIFDRTTHPIRTTDIGAQIIDQAKVVVDSVMELKNKASILNNVLAGRINLGIIPTVSSFILPTEIFDFLSKNPKIELNVKEMTTENIIKALKSGELDAGIISTPYSDAEEFFSDFLFNEELMVYSADKIANDNKDEFILPEDVDVNKVWLLEEGNCLRTQFENICNLKENSLKPKNLDFMASNINTLVQMVDKVGGLTVLPELAVSQLQENQKDKIHRFKKPFPSREISMIYYKPTYKQKILDELVKSIKTSLEPKLNYTQFPQDFVKIKPQ